In the Apodemus sylvaticus chromosome 3, mApoSyl1.1, whole genome shotgun sequence genome, GATGCAAAAAAATACACAGAATCTGGGAGAGAAAATACATGTGAGGACCTATTCTTCAGGGAACAGAGACATAAACAAGAGGGAGGCCAGGTTTTAATGTGGTAGATAGAAGATGCTGTAATGGGAATTGGTGTGCTCTATTGAAAAGGCCTGACTCTGGAGAGGAGAACTTGGTTGTGCACAGAATCCAGGGGTTGTCAGGCTACTCAGGTTGGACTAGATATAGCATGTAAGATCAGTGTTCTGATATTAACACTACTTAATAGACTATGTATATATGGCCATCTTGTTTTTTTCCCAACTTTATAACTTATAGTATGAACCAGGATATCACTCAGctttagttttctcatctgttcAATGACGATAACATATACTAATGAGTGAGGATTAATTAACAAGTCACCTACGTGACATTATGTCTACAGTATCGTAGTATTTGATAAGTTTGCATGAGGAACCAACAGAGGAATCAAAGGTTGATGTGGAGGTTCTCAGATTGTGAAAGGGAGAGGCTGGTGGGCTGGTGTAAATGGTTTCGAACATGAGGATATGATGGTGATTTACCATGTATTTAAGTGCAAAGCAACCGGATATACACAGAGTGCTCTGCTGGGGCTGGAAGTGGACATGAAATGCCTAGGAAAAGGGAGAGGACTTGAGGACACAGAGAGTGGGTTGCAAAGGGCGCTAAGATGTACCAGCTGGGCACTGGAATGATCTGTGCTCGAAGCTTGAAGAGGAAGAGTAGAGTGAAGGAGCCTCTGTGTCTGCCGTCTTGGAGAAGACACAAGTAGGTGCAGGTGTGCCAGTGTAGGGGAGACGCCTTTTGCCCTCGTGTTCCCCTTCTTATTAAGTCTGTTTTTCTCCTCAGAACATGGTCAAGCAGAAAGCCCTGAGGGTTTTAAAGCAAAAGCGGATGTAAGTCGTATGCACCATCTCCTTTCTAAGAACAGTTCGAAATcagaaagtggagagagaggCCTTCCATTCTTCCCGGCTTTCCTATCGCTTTCTAAGTATTCTTGATTTCATTACAAATTTGCAAAAGCTTCAGATGTTTAATGTCACTAACTTGAGTTTGGGTAGCCCTGTGGGATTATTTTGGCTGGCAAGGTCGGTATGGTTTGGTTTTCCTGTTGTGGAGTCAGTAGAGTCAGTATgcgctttttggttttgtttctcaaGTTAGGAGTGCTAAGTACTCATTCTCTCTCACCAGAATTAAACGTGAAGGATCACAAAActaacttactttctttctttccttctttctttctttctttctttctttctttctttctttctttctttctttctttctttctttttttctttctttctttttttcttttttttttcttttttttggttttttggttttttggatttggttttttcaagacagagtttctatgtgtagccctggctatcctggaactcactctgtagaccaggctggccttgaactcagaaatccaccagcctctgcctcccagagtgctgggattacaggtgtgtgccaccaccgcctggctacaacTTATTTTCAATTACTGTGTGCCAGTGTTTGTGTAAAACCCATAATACGTGTGGTGCCCACCCTTGTGGGCTGCTCAGCCTGCGAGACCGTCCATGGAGCTGCACACACTAGGCATAATCAGCATGTAGGAAACCAGGAAAAGTTAAAATGACTTTATAACAATCAGATGCTgtcttccatttttaaaaatttattaaatcACACAGGAAAAAACTAATAATGCCTACAATGACCATCATGAATTACAACTGTTGCCTTCTTGGTGGCaattgtttttaaagtattttggtTTTCCTATGGAAGGAATACAATTTGCCTTTGATGGCCTGGACCTGTTATCCTAACAAACGGGAGGACCCGGAGCCTATGAGCattggctacatagagaaattaaggctagccttggctacataagaccctgtctcaaataagtgAATAAACCAAGCTTGGGGGAACACAACCTGTAAAGCTAGCACTTAGTATACGGAGGCAAGAATGTCGGGGTTTCAAAGCTACCCTTGGCTAATAAATTCTAAAGTAACTTGGGCTACATGaatccctgcctcaaaaaaataaaaataaaagggataTAGATTTATTGCAGAAACTTGGAACATATATCAAACAGAGGTAAAGAAAATTTATCTAGATTCTTAGGAAACTGAAATTATGTGTCTATTATATTAgctatcttccccccccccccccttcctttttctgtttttagagacaaggtttgcTATGTATTCCAGCCTGGCCTCCAGCTTCATCCCCCTGGCTCAGCCTCCAAGTTGATAGGATTATAACCTTGTGCTACAGTGCCTAACTTAATGGAATCATTTCCCGATTTCCTGGACCATAAATTGCCTATTTTTCTTCTGCTAAATAGATGGCTGCTTTCATGTTGTATAAAGATGGATCGTGGTGACATAAATTGTTACTATTACATAACTTgatagaaaacattattttaaacagTATTTCAAGTATCAGGCATTATATTAAGTCTGATGGATAGCCTAAATCATGAATATAATTTTGAGTCTGAAAAAATGTTTCATATatgaagaatcttaaaaaatagtCTTATCCTTTGCCGCAAGAGTTCCACTTCTGAGAATTCATCTTGGGAAATaactagaaaaatataaataagatgaAATATGAGCCAGGCCAGGAGTGGAGACACACCCAcattcccagcatttggaagctgaagcaggaggatcactataAGTTTGAAGATGGCCTGGACTACAAGACCTattctcaaaaaatagaaaaaaagcagCATATACTATGTTGCTAATATATAGCAAtatattatccaatatataatatattagatatattccaATATAACTCAAATATAATCCAAGGGAAAAAGACTTTGGAGGGATTTTGTAAGAGTGGgtagttttaaaatcattttggttttggtttgtttgttatttAGTATTAATGCTGTTTTCTCCTAAGGATTTCTACCTGGTTCACATTTCTAATTCTCACTTGACCCCAAAAAGGTACGAGCAGCAGAGAGACAACCTGGCCCAACAGTCCTTTAACATGGAGCAAGCTAATTACACCATCCAGTCACTGAAGGACACCAAGACCACGGTACACCCCAAGCTCCTTTtcccattttaatttaatttaatttaattttgtttctttggttttttggatttggtttttttgagacagggtttctctgtgtagccctggctgtcctggaactcactctgtagaccaggctggcctcgaactcataaatccgcctgcctctgcctcccagagtgctgggattacacgcgtgcaccaccaccgcccagctccaattaaatttttgttgttgttgttgttgtttgttttttgagacagggttcctctgtgtagccctggttgtcctggaattcactctgggccaagctagctttgaactcacagagatcctcctgcctctgcctcctgagtgccgggattaaaggtgtgcgtcatcATCTCccagcttcattttcatttttaatctcaTATACTTTTCTATGGTTTTTAAAAGATGGTTTAGGAAACATGACATTCTGTGTTTGGGTAttttgcgtgcatgtgtatgtagtaccaagggaagtcagaagagggcatgtgacccctgcatctggagttacagatggttgtgagcatgtGGAGGTAGGACTCTGCAAGAGCGACagatgctctcaaccactgagacaTGGCTCCAGCACAAACATGACTTCTCGGGGCAGTGTGTTTTCTGGGCTGGGGTGGAAGAGTGGTTGGATGGTTGCCTAGCAAGTACAAGTATCTGGGTTCGAATCCTTGGTACTTCAAGATTAAACAACTACATTGTGCTTTCTTCTACCCTTTTTTAGGTTGATGCCATGAAATTGGGagtaaaagaaatgaagaaagcatACAAGCAAGTCAAAATTGACCAGATTGAGGTGAGCCATCGGGCTGCTGGGTTTGGCAAGATGTGTACTTGTTGCAAGGTTGAGAATAAGCATTTGTGGTAAGAAACTCACAGAAAAGGGATGAAATCCTGGTCCTGCTGTGTGCTAGTGTTGTGACTTGAGGAAAGAGCAGGATTTCATCCTTGCTAATGCAAAGACCCAGGTAGCACATGCAGTTATTACGCAGGTAAATTAAGTGAACTAGCTCAGGTATTGTTCCATTACAAAAAGGGAGTGGGGGGATCTCGtgatgtagcctaggctggctttgagccTGTGGTCTCGTGCTTTGAGCACGCACCGTGACTGCTAAGTGAGGGTGTGACTGTAAAGTGGAATTGCACCACAATTTCTGACTGAGATTAGTTCTCTTTTTTTAGCGTTCTagtaattttctttatattttggcACTAAATTATTAGCTTCTTGAAGTTAGCATGAATCTAGTCTTATAGAGGTTAGGTTTAGGTTTTGGCCAGGAAGGAAAGGGCCATGAGTCTGGCTGCTGTCAGGTAAACATCCTACACGGCAGGCAAAGATGGCAGGGAGTGAGTCATGGCCTGCTGAAGGGAAAAGCCTTCctttctgcatctctctctctctctttctctctctctctctctctctctctctttctctctctctctctctctgtttgttttttggggtttggtttggtttggctttagtttttcgagacaagtttctttagccctggctgtctagaactcgctctatagatcaggctggcctccacagatctctgtctgcttctgcctcctaagtcctggggttaaaggcgtgtgctatcaCCTGTCCCAACCAGAATGTCTTTCTTCttgagggaagggatttgatTTTGTTCATTGAACGCATCTTGACCATACTTAGGGTCCAGAAAGTATTTAATGGTTAAAGGCAATGACATGCTGTTCCAGGGGAGCTGCATTTGTTAACGGGTGTATTTTTCTGGCTTCACAAAGGCTTCCTCTGCTCATCTGTCCTCACATGAATGGAATGAAGGGAATTGCCCCCTTTACACTGCCCTTGACCAGTGCCAGTcattcagatctctgcttccatGGCAATAGGCACTGTTACAGCTTTCAGGAAATTCACTGAGAAAAACAATCTGTGAATGCTCATTTGTTTAATACCATTTACAGTTTACTGTTCACTAAAATatgaaaagtaattttattttctgtatttaggTCTCTttgtagtgttttatttttttcttttgacacaaGTTCTTGTTTTtaagtccaggctagcctgctTCTTACTGTGTGCTAGCCCACCCCAATCTCCTATATTCTGGGATTTTGGTCATGTGCTGTcgttctttttttgggggggagggttgttgttatttatttgtttcttttttatttatttattttttttagacaaggcttctctatgtagccctggctgtcctggaacttactctgtagaccaggctgacctcacactcagagatcctcctgcccttTACCTCCCGAGTACTGGCATTAAAgacatgcgctaccactgcccagcttctcttGTGGTTTCTATGAGAGCTGTTTAATATGAACGTAAGAAGAAGGTTTGGTTATTcttgcttctttcctttgtttgtttgtcctttaAGACTTTGTAATTATGAGTGCATGCATATATCTATGAGTGGgtttatgcatgtgcatgcagtcTCTTCTGAGGCCGGAAGAAGGGGTTGGGTCCCTCGGCGTGAGAGCTGCGGGTACCTGTGCACTGTGCTTACCTGTGTAGCTCAGGACCTCGGAAGAGCAGCACTGCTCTTCACCACCAACCGACTCATCTGCCCAGCtccagctgtgctgtgctgcctgtGGAGGCAGGGTGTCATTCTGTGCCCAGGCTCTTGTAGAGTTTACTCTCTCCTAGGCTAGCCCTCAGTTGTATCAGTCCTCAGCCCCGGAAGTGCTAGCCTTGCCTTCAGCTTCATTCTGGCTTTTGGCTTTGAATGCCTCCCAGTCTCCTTTCCATTCTCCTTGTCTGCCGCTAATAGATTTGCCAGCATGACAGACTTCATATATGTATCTTTTGGCTGTGCTATATACACTTTGAAATctccttagttttatttttctaatataaattaaaatatttttattgctttatagCTCTAACTTTtgaataattttttgtttgcatATTTAACTGTTTTTATCCTTCtatattacaaaaacaaaaacaacaacaaaaaaaaccccgaCTTTAGGCCAGAGTGATGGGGCACACCTtttgtcccagcactctggggacagaggcaggagggtctctgtgagtttgacatcagcctggcctacagagtgagttccaagacagccagggctacccagagaccttgtctcaaaaaagatcatttttattttatttttaagtatatgtaTAGCTGTGTATTTGCTTTTGTGTGAATACAGTGTTCATTGCAGCCAGAAGAGAACGGACCCCAGGAGCTGGGGggagaggcagttgtgagctgcccgtTGTGGCTGCTAAAAGCCAAACGCAGGTCTGCAGCAAGAACAATCCACAATTTTAGCCAATGAGACCCTTACCCACCCCAACTCcctgtttaacttttttttattgttttatttcacaGAACATTAGGCCAACTATGAGCTTTAGATGAGCACTTCTGTTTGTGTTGCTCTTCTTTATCTAGTATTGATTTCAAAGGTATATTAACCTGATACTTTGCATgataactttctttttctcttgctgtgtcTATTCTAGACTATGTAACTAGAAACTGTGTTCATAGGCTGCACTATGGTTGCAGGCCTATAATCTCAAGACTAGGAagtcagaggcagaagaatcgTAAGTTCAAggccgggggctggagagatggcactgactgctcttccagaggtcttgagttcaattcccagcaaccacatggtggctcacaaccatctgtaatgggatctgatgccctcttctggtgtgtctaaagacagctacagtatgcccatatgaaataaaataaaactttttttttttttcaagacagggtttctctgtgtagccttggctgtcctggaactcactctgtggaccaggctggcctgcgcctcagaaatccacctgcctctgcctcccaggggctgggattaaaggattgtgccaccactgcctggctaaaataaatcttaaaaaaaaaaaaataagttcaaggccagtatagGCCacaaagcaagaccctgtctggaaaaaaaaaagatagccaggacaggtctatacagagaagccctgtctggagaaaaacaaaacaaacaaacaaacaaaaagatacagaaaaatattACTCATCTAACGATTTGAGAAGCTCCTTCCCagttttctggagacagggtcttacccaTAGGTGtgactggtctagaactcatgACAGTCCTCCTGCTCTAGCCTCAAAGTGTTGGGAATCCCATGCCTAGCTAGGGATACTTGTTGATGTGTAATTCCTTAGACCTGCTTTGAATCATTCCTCTGTTACTGTTTGCTCCTCTTAGTAATTGCTCTGCCTGTCCTCTGTGGGAGGGTGCCTCGTGTGACCCTGGCCTCCATGTCCTGTGGCTCTTAGAGGTGCAGACAAGCATTCTACTGTGTATTCTCTCCACCGTCATGTGGAAAACCAAACTGGCCACCAGGAAGGGATTGGACTTTGCTGCTCTGGACATTGTGCCTGGGGTCTCTGCAGACACGGCGGCCAGCAGGGTGTTGTCCCAGGGGAGGCAGAAGGGAACTTGGTTCCACACGGCTCAGTAGTGGTGTTGGTTCAAGCTTCAAGATTTTGACACCAGATGCTTTATTTTAGGCATACTTAGCAGAGCACAGTTTGGAAAAAAGATTGCTGGTGATAATTAGTTCAGTCTCGTGCACAGCAAACTTAAGGCATGATTACAGTGACTTTCTTATAAAATGCAAATGACATCTTCCATAAAGATATGTTTTATAAATTAAGCAAGCAGGCTCAACATAAAATGCTCATGATAAGGGTTTGTGGGAGGCTTGTATCGTAGTGGCCATACAGGTAGTGCAGAGGTCACCAGGTTAACTACCTGTGCTCCCATGTTTGTGGGCAGACAACAGGTTATACATCTCTCCCTTTGAAGAGGCAGCCCTTCCCGTTTAACGTTCTTGGTTTCCCTGGTGCTCATCTGAGAATACACGTGCCTACGTGCTTCTCCAGGGAGCCGAGTGCAGAGTGTGGCCTGCTTTGTTTTCAGCAGTGGCCTCCAGTGGACTCCTACTCTGTATATGAAGAGCACACTGATGTTTGGCCGGCTTTTTTGGTGGTGGCAGCATTGAAAATTGAACATAGGGTCTTGTATATGCTAGGCAAATGCaatgcctcccccctccccctataTATCGGTTCACTTTCTAAAATTTAGACACGGCATTACTAAGATGCTCAGGCTGGCTTTAAGCTAagcaatgttttttatatattagtGTAATAAATCTTATAGCAGCCATATGCAGTCTTAATGATCTCATTAAGAAAATGAGTCTTAATGATCTCAATaagaaaagatttacttatttttatttaatgcatatgagtgttctatctgcattATGTATGTGCCCTGGATGCACGCCTGGCCAGCTCAGGCGTCAGActtccctggaaatggagttagagatagttgtgagctacctgtgGGCTCTGGAAGACTCAGGTCTCTGTGAGAGCAGTAAGTGTTCTCCACAGCTGTTGCCTCCCACcataggtgctaggaaccaaCTCAGGTCCTTGGAcgaacagtctgtgctcttaactgtgacCCATCTCTCCTGTCTAATATCCCATTTCTTTAAATAAGGATAGAGGGTATCCTCTGAGGGTATGTGCTCAGGGGTATGCTGAGGGTAGAACTGAGGGTAGAACTCAGCGGAAGAATACGTGCTGACCATAATCAGGACTCTTGAGTTCATCCTAGTACCTCCAAATGGGGTGGGCTTAGTTTCAGGGTTTTTGGTTTTagattaaatttttttatcttatgtgtattagtgtttgcTTATAAGTATGTCTGAGCACCATCTACCCCAcgggggccagaagaggacatgagggtcccttgggactggagttacaattCAGCGCTGggaatgatcaaactcaggtcatctggaagagcaaccattggtgctggaaattgattggccatctctgcagccccggAAAGGCTTAGGCAATGCTTCTCACTAAGCAGTACACGATTTGTGCCGGGACTGTAGCTCAGGGAGTCCTGGCTGAGCACACAGAAGGCCCCCtttcaatctccagcaccacaccaggaaaaaaaaaaatggaagccaGAAGTTGGGCctggtggcatacacctgcaatcccaggatttgggaggtggaagcaagagAATAGGAATCTAGGGTCCCCTTGAACTACGGAGTGCATTTGGGCCCCTCAGGAGCATCTTCTCAGTTAACTGAAGCTGGTTTCTAGCTGCTGTCACGTGCAGATGTGAACTGACAGTAATTGAGAGCTCGTTATATAattggcattttttaaatttctattttgggccagcgagatggctcagcaggtaagtgcGCGTGTCTCCCAGTCTGGACCTGAGTTCAGCCTGTGCTGTGCACATAGTGAAGGGGGAGAACCAGCTCCCACACGTTGTCCTGGATGTCTGCTCATGCGCTAATGGCACATGCTCCCATATGCTACAcgcacatacaaaaacacatgtgtataaataaacgaatgaatgaatgaatgaataagtaaataaataaatgtaatttttaaattaattttcccaTTCCTAAGATTCAGAAGAAAATGTAGAGGCCAAGAGTTAGTTGAGGAaagtaataagaaaataaaaaatagttggAAACCTCGTTATAGAAGGCTCATTTTGGGTACCCTTAGCTGCTTCAGGGATCTATTGTTCGCTTCTCaatagaattgcttttttttttttttaagacctatttatttattatatgtgagtgcactgtagctgtcttcagacattccagaagagggcatcagatcccattacaaatggttgtgagccaccatgtggttgctgggatttgaactcaggaccttcagaaaagcagtcagtgctcttaaccgctgagccatctctccagccctagacttgctttcttatacttctaatgatgatgatgacaatgatggaGCTGGTGAGTTGGATCATCAGTTGAgcacttacagaggaccagagtttgggtcccacaactgcctataactccagctccaagggaccttggccttgtctggcctccttgggcacctgcatttacatatatatagacACAGGAATAAAAATAAGGTTAAGAGTCTGGGGAGGGGGCAACAGGTGTCTTGCCATTGTCTGACTGAAAAGGCTGAAGAAAGCCTCTTACAGCCcaagaagcaggctgaggaaaTGGACGAGGAAGATAAGGCTTGTAGGCAGAAACAGAAAGGGGTAGAAGAAACTCGGGAGGTAGAAGCCAAGGCTGAGGGGGCCACAGAAATTGAACCTTCAGGTACAAAAAGGTTCCTTGTACCTGAAATGACAGAGACCTGTTCCATTCCTGTTTAAACCTCTGAATTCCCTTCTGTGATGTCTTTGCCACCTCTAGCTAGAGTGAAGTGTCAGAGCCTGCCATGTGTTATAAGAGACTTCCTTACAGGAAGTCTCCAGAGGCCCACTGTCTCCAGTTCCTTCAGCCTGCTGGAATGAAAGAAGAGAACTCTGTCTTATGTCTGTCTATAGGATTTACAAGACCAGCTGGAGGATATGATGGAAGATGCTAACGAGATCCAGGAAGCACTGGGCCGCAGCTACGGCACCCCAGAGTTAGATGAGGACGACCTGGAAGCGGGTGAGTGGGTGCTATGAGCGTGTGCTCGCTTCAGAGTTTGAAAGGAGCAGCTACCTGGGACCTTTCCTCAAAAGCTGCTTAAAATTCCTTCCAgagccaggcagcggtggcacacctttagtcccagcactcaggaggcagaggcgggcagatctctgtgagttgtttggtttacagagcaagttctagaatagccagggctacatagagacctgtctcaacaaacaaacaaaattcctaCCAggatgccaggcatggtggtatatgcctttaatcccaacttcccagaggcagagacaagccgATCTCTGGCATGGTCTgcatagagagttccagaacagccagagacagAAGTGAGATCATCGGACTTGAGCATGGGTGCCCTTAGCTGGTAAGCTGGTAGACCTGCCTGACTCCTACATTTATAAAACCCCCACTAGCAGTGAGAGAAATATAAACTTCCTGATTGGAGTCTTCATTGTAAGCTCACTCATGATTGGGAAGAAGTATGAGATGCCATTGAAAGCACAGAGTGGGGACGCTAACATAGTGCTAGGGAACAAGCACGAGACCCGAGCAGTGAGTAGGGTGGCCATGAGAAGTGGACAGGGCCATCGAGTAGGCGTAGGGAGAAGAGTAAAGGCCGTGACAGGCGGTGCTGGCCTAGACTAGGCGATGTTAGGAGACACGGAGAGATGGACCGCGACAGGGAGGTGTGACGATGCTTGTCGGTCTAGCATGGCTGAGCGAGCCCATTCTGGATTTCCTGTGGCTCCGTCCTGCtctgcctctcccctccttcccgcCTTGTTCTTCCTGTGCTCCATTTTTACCTAGACCATTTTTCCCattacttcaatttttttttaaatttctggctTGAGTTTTCCTCAGTGACCCCCTACCTGGCCTGGCCACTCCTCGTGCCTGTTGGTTTGACTTCGTTATCCCCGCAGCCTGACTTCGTCCTAAGGCGCTGCCATGCTGTTCAGTCCTCCCGGGCTCTTTGCGAGTTTCCTTTAACATTCATGTTACAGTTGTATCTGCATTAGCCAGTTCTCAAGCAGAATTTTGTTGTCAAGTCTGGGACCCTGTAAACCCGTGGAGAGCTGATTGactttttatctgtgtgtgtgtggggggggggggcagttattgtttttttgttttcataaatgTTATACACTAGTTCCCTTGAAATTTTCTTATAATGATCACCTTTCATTTTGTACCTGTAAATAAATCGCTTTCCCAAGGCGGGTGgtcttctgagttctaggccaggcaaTATAACATAGCGAGCCCCTCCCAGAGTCAGATGAAAATGATTTACAAGTGATCCCTTTCCCTTTGCATTCTGTTTGCTCACTACAAATCGGCTTTTTGACATGAGGAGCCAGTGTTTCTTCCCATTTTTCTATAATGTCCCTATTTAATTTCAGAGTTGGATGCTCTGGGCGACGAGCTTCTGGCTGATGAAGATAGCTCCTACTTGGACGAAGCAGCTTCCGCACCTGCAATTCCAGAAGGCGTTCCCAGTGACACAAAAAACAAGGTACGTCTGTCCTTATGGCTGTAGGTTAGACAGTCCAAGAGAAAATTAACTAATGCATCCATGGAGAGGAGTTTtcttacagatttatttatttcctgtgtatgagctttgcctgcatgtattccCATGCATAATGTTAAAGGTTTTATGTCCACCAATTTGGAAATCTAAAAtatagtctttgttttgtttgttcaattAATTTAGACAGAGGGTCTCTGTTGTCCTTTACTCCTGAACTCAAGCAATCTTTTGGCCATAATCTCTCAAGTAGCTGAGTCTGTGGGCAGCCCACTTCTCTGCTTGGCTTTTGAGTGGTTATATTAAAGAGGCCCCACTCCGAGCTGGCAAGTTGGCAGacgacccaagttcaattccttgCACCCACGTGTcagcccacaactgtctgtaactccaggtccagggagacctaacgccctcttctgacctccacagacatcaggtgtacacatggtgcacagacaagcacataaatattgagagacgggaaaggaggaagagcatCCCACCCTGGACACATTAGTCAATTATTTATTGGATTGTTTAAACTATGAAGTATAAAATTTAAgtatagagctggagagatggcccagcagttaagagcactgactgctcttccagaggtcctgagttcagttcccagcaaccacatggtggctcacaaacatcagtaatgggatctgatgtcctcttcaggggtgtctgaagacaattacagtatactcataaataaaaagtaaaaaaaaattaagtataaaaCTTAGTAAGTCAGGCTGGAGACCTATCTCAGTTTACAGAGGGCTCGCCCAGCATGAACAGAGCTCCGGGTCAGATCCCAGCCTCACTGACCAGGTGTGTCCACCACACACCTAGAATCCCGGTACTGCGGAGATAGAGGCAGTAGGATTAGAAATTCAAGACTATCCTTGGTTACAAAGAGACTTGGCAGCTAACCTTAGATACATGAAGACCCTGTTTGGGGGTGGgagagaaatcttttttttttttttttttttttgatttgtttttatcgagacagggtttct is a window encoding:
- the Chmp5 gene encoding charged multivesicular body protein 5 yields the protein MNRFFGKAKPKAPPPSLTDCIGTVDSRAESIDKKISRLDAELVKYKDQIKKMREGPAKNMVKQKALRVLKQKRMYEQQRDNLAQQSFNMEQANYTIQSLKDTKTTVDAMKLGVKEMKKAYKQVKIDQIEDLQDQLEDMMEDANEIQEALGRSYGTPELDEDDLEAELDALGDELLADEDSSYLDEAASAPAIPEGVPSDTKNKDGVLVDEFGLPQIPAS